Proteins found in one Macaca nemestrina isolate mMacNem1 chromosome 4, mMacNem.hap1, whole genome shotgun sequence genomic segment:
- the LOC105472775 gene encoding RWD domain-containing protein 2B isoform X1, which yields MIEIEQAEAQLAELDLLASMFPGENELIVNDQLAVAELKDCIEKKTMEGRSSKVYFTINMNLDVSEEAMAMFSLACILPFKYPAVLPEITVRSVILSRSQQTQLNTDLTAFLQKHCHGDVCILNATEWVREHASGYVSRDTSSSPPTGSTVQSVDLIFTRLWIYSHHIYNKCKRKNILEWAKELSLSGFSMPGKPGVVCVEGPQSACEEFWSRLRKLNWKRILIRHREDIPFDGTNDEMERQRKFSIFEEKVFSVNGARGNHMDFGQLYQFLNAKGCGDVFQMFFGVEGQ from the exons ATGATTGAGATAGAGCAGGCGGAGGCCCAGCTTGCTGAGTTAGACCTGCTAGCCAGTATGTTCCCTGGTGAGAATGAGCTCATAGTAAATGACCAACTGGCTGTAGCAGAACTGAAAGATTGTATTGAAAAGAAGACAATGGAGGGGCGATCTTCAAAAGTTTACTTTACTATCAATATGAACCTGGATGTATCTGAGGAAGCAATG GCGATGTTTTCTCTGGCCTGTATTCTTCCTTTTAAATACCCAGCAGTTCTGCCTGAAATTACTGTCAG ATCAGTAATATTGAGTAGATCCCAGCAGACTCAGCTGAACACAGATCTGACTGCATTCCTGCAAAAACATTGTCATGGAGATGTTTGTATACTGAATGCCACGGAGTGGGTTAGAGAACACGCGTCTGGCTATGTCAGCAGAGATACTTCATCTTCACCCCCCACAGGAAGCACAGTCCAGTCAGTTGACCTCATCTTCACAAGACTCTGGATCTACAGCCATCATATCtacaacaaatgcaaaagaaagaatattctaGAGTGGGCAAAGGAGCTTTCCCTGTCTGGGTTTAGCATGCCTGGAAAACCTGGTGTTGTTTGTGTGGAAGGCCCACAAAGTGCCTGTGAAGAATTCTGGTCAAG ACTCAGAAAATTAAACTGGAAGAGAATTTTAATCCGCCATCGAGAAGACATTCCTTTTGATGGTACAAATGATGAAatggaaagacaaaggaaattttccatttttgaagaaaaagtgTTCAGTGTTAATGGAGCCAGGGGAAACCACATGGACTTTGGTCAGCTCTATCAGTTCTTAAATGCCAAAGGATGTGGGGATGTTTTCCAGATGTTTTTTGGTGTAGAAGGACAATGA
- the LOC105472775 gene encoding RWD domain-containing protein 2B isoform X2, protein MIEIEQAEAQLAELDLLASMFPGENELIVNDQLAVAELKDCIEKKTMEGRSSKVYFTINMNLDVSEEAMAMFSLACILPFKYPAVLPEITVRSVILSRSQQTQLNTDLTAFLQKHCHGDVCILNATEWVREHASGYVSRDTSSSPPTGSTVQSVDLIFTRLWIYSHHIYNKCKRKNILEWAKELSLSGFSMPGKPGVVCVEGPQSACEEFWSRFAFTYTQKIKLEENFNPPSRRHSF, encoded by the exons ATGATTGAGATAGAGCAGGCGGAGGCCCAGCTTGCTGAGTTAGACCTGCTAGCCAGTATGTTCCCTGGTGAGAATGAGCTCATAGTAAATGACCAACTGGCTGTAGCAGAACTGAAAGATTGTATTGAAAAGAAGACAATGGAGGGGCGATCTTCAAAAGTTTACTTTACTATCAATATGAACCTGGATGTATCTGAGGAAGCAATG GCGATGTTTTCTCTGGCCTGTATTCTTCCTTTTAAATACCCAGCAGTTCTGCCTGAAATTACTGTCAG ATCAGTAATATTGAGTAGATCCCAGCAGACTCAGCTGAACACAGATCTGACTGCATTCCTGCAAAAACATTGTCATGGAGATGTTTGTATACTGAATGCCACGGAGTGGGTTAGAGAACACGCGTCTGGCTATGTCAGCAGAGATACTTCATCTTCACCCCCCACAGGAAGCACAGTCCAGTCAGTTGACCTCATCTTCACAAGACTCTGGATCTACAGCCATCATATCtacaacaaatgcaaaagaaagaatattctaGAGTGGGCAAAGGAGCTTTCCCTGTCTGGGTTTAGCATGCCTGGAAAACCTGGTGTTGTTTGTGTGGAAGGCCCACAAAGTGCCTGTGAAGAATTCTGGTCAAGGTTTGCTTTCACATAT ACTCAGAAAATTAAACTGGAAGAGAATTTTAATCCGCCATCGAGAAGACATTCCTTTTGA